GGAACGTACGATCAGAGGCAATTCTCCGATCATCGAAGAAAGTGCGGTCGTATCCGATCAGGCGTACCTCATCGGTAACGTCGAGATCAAGGACGAAGCCAGCGTCTGGCCGTTCGTCTGCATCCGCGGGGACACTGGCCCAGTCGAGATCGGCCGTCGAACCAACGTCCAAGAGTTCTCGATGATTCACGGCTCTTCGATAGGGGACAATGTGACCGTCGGCCACAACGTCGTCATCGACTTCGCGGAGGTCAAGTCGAACAGCCTCATCGGTATCACGAGCGTCATCTTAGACGACGCGACGGTCGAATCCAACTGCTTGGTTGCGGCGGGAAGCGTCGTGATGAGCGGACAGACAATCCCAGAAGGGCACCTTGCGTACGGGACGCCGGCACAGACGAAGGAACTGACCGACGAACAGAGAGCCATGATCGAGCGGATCACCGACCACTACGTCGAGCTGGGCCAGGAGTTCGCCGCCGAGGACGGGATCTAACTCAGTTCCGAGACTAAGGTGCAATTTTCGACGGGATCGGACTGGTGAAACCACGGCTCGGTCCTTCGATCGCGTCTCTCGTCGCTCGACCGCACAGAAGGGTTCCGAAGAGTCGGTGTTGACGAGGAGACAAATTCTTTATACGGTCCCCGTGCCGTGTGGGGTACGTGCGATGATACCAGCAGACAGAATCGGCGTAGACGTCGGTGTTCGACTTCCTCTGGAGGGCGCGGTGCAGTGGGCCGTGGACGAAGGGGTGACATATGTCGACGTGCGGCCGACTGATGAGATCCTCGAGAGCGGCGGCCTCGACGACGAGACCGAATCGAAGCTCGTAGAAACGATCGCAGACGACGGGATCAGCCTCGGGTTACACACGCTTTCTGCGATTAACACCGCCGCTTACTCACCCTACGTCGCGGATGGC
This region of Halalkalicoccus sp. CGA53 genomic DNA includes:
- a CDS encoding gamma carbonic anhydrase family protein, with the protein product MERTIRGNSPIIEESAVVSDQAYLIGNVEIKDEASVWPFVCIRGDTGPVEIGRRTNVQEFSMIHGSSIGDNVTVGHNVVIDFAEVKSNSLIGITSVILDDATVESNCLVAAGSVVMSGQTIPEGHLAYGTPAQTKELTDEQRAMIERITDHYVELGQEFAAEDGI